In the Flagellimonas sp. HMM57 genome, one interval contains:
- a CDS encoding aspartate kinase, which translates to MRVFKFGGASAKDANGVKNIVNVLQQVGHENTLVVISAMGKTTNAMEKVVASYFEDKKTISSSLQEVIDYHESILVDLFENKSHPVYGKVKLLFEEVKGFLTWNKSPKYAFVYDQVVGYGELISTTIVSEYFKEVGISNTWQDVRNLIKTDNTYRDASVNWERTQKEISTRIDVSQLNITQGFLGSDDNNFTTTLGREGSDYTAAILAYCLNADSVTIWKDVPGVLNADPRNFKETQLLDEISYREAIELAFYGASVIHPKTLQPLQRKEIPLHVKSFLNPTQDGTRVAKGKGISPEVPCFIVKKNQVLIKLSSLDFSFIMEDNISEIFKLFHHHRMKVDLIQNSAISFSVCLDNKFNGLQAMLDELKRKFKVVCHEDVSLYTIRHFNDKAVKSLQNGRLVLVEQRGRETVQLVVK; encoded by the coding sequence ATGAGAGTTTTTAAGTTTGGCGGCGCATCTGCAAAAGATGCTAATGGGGTAAAAAATATTGTGAATGTTCTGCAACAAGTAGGTCATGAAAATACGTTGGTCGTGATTTCCGCAATGGGAAAAACGACCAATGCTATGGAAAAAGTGGTAGCTTCCTATTTTGAGGACAAGAAAACGATATCTTCATCTCTACAGGAGGTCATTGATTACCACGAAAGTATTTTAGTCGATTTATTTGAAAACAAAAGTCACCCGGTTTATGGAAAAGTGAAATTGCTTTTTGAAGAGGTAAAAGGTTTTTTGACCTGGAACAAGTCACCCAAATATGCTTTTGTATACGACCAAGTTGTTGGTTATGGTGAACTTATATCCACTACAATAGTCAGTGAGTATTTTAAGGAAGTGGGCATATCGAACACATGGCAAGATGTCCGTAATTTGATTAAAACGGACAATACGTACAGGGATGCCTCCGTAAATTGGGAACGTACCCAAAAAGAGATCTCCACCAGAATCGATGTATCCCAGTTGAACATTACCCAAGGTTTTTTGGGAAGCGATGATAACAATTTCACCACAACTTTGGGCAGGGAGGGGTCGGATTATACGGCCGCTATTTTAGCGTATTGCCTCAATGCGGATTCGGTCACGATTTGGAAGGACGTCCCAGGTGTCTTGAATGCAGATCCCAGAAATTTTAAAGAAACCCAACTGCTCGATGAGATTTCATATCGGGAGGCTATAGAATTGGCTTTTTACGGAGCTTCCGTGATTCACCCAAAAACGTTACAGCCCTTGCAAAGAAAAGAGATTCCACTTCATGTAAAATCCTTTCTTAATCCTACACAGGATGGAACTAGGGTTGCAAAGGGAAAAGGAATATCTCCTGAAGTACCTTGTTTCATCGTAAAAAAGAACCAAGTGCTCATAAAATTATCCTCTTTGGACTTTTCGTTTATCATGGAGGATAATATCAGTGAAATATTCAAACTGTTCCACCACCATAGGATGAAGGTAGATTTGATTCAGAACTCGGCTATAAGTTTCTCTGTTTGTTTGGACAACAAATTCAATGGTCTACAGGCTATGCTAGACGAGTTGAAGCGCAAGTTCAAAGTCGTATGTCATGAAGATGTTTCACTCTACACAATCAGACATTTTAATGATAAGGCGGTAAAATCACTTCAAAACGGAAGGTTGGTCCTTGTGGAACAGCGTGGTAGGGAAACTGTGCAGCTTGTTGTAAAATAA
- a CDS encoding GNAT family N-acetyltransferase: MNHLIREAQEGDMGQVLALVQELADFEKESNAVEVTKADLIKDGFGDKKLFHCFVAEKDGNIVGIALVYPRYSTWKGPVIHLEDLIVSEAMRGSGLGTALLDEVVKYGHTLGVKRICWEVLDWNEPAIKFYEKQGANVMRDWDVVQLDEKGIKNYIDNIR; the protein is encoded by the coding sequence ATGAATCATTTAATCAGAGAAGCACAAGAAGGAGATATGGGGCAAGTCTTGGCACTTGTGCAAGAATTGGCCGATTTTGAAAAAGAGTCCAATGCGGTTGAAGTCACCAAGGCAGATTTAATTAAAGATGGGTTTGGGGATAAAAAGCTTTTTCATTGTTTTGTTGCCGAGAAAGATGGGAATATTGTGGGTATTGCGTTAGTATACCCAAGATATTCAACCTGGAAAGGGCCCGTGATTCATTTGGAGGATTTAATCGTGTCTGAAGCTATGCGAGGAAGTGGTTTGGGAACAGCACTGTTAGATGAGGTGGTAAAATATGGGCACACTCTAGGTGTAAAACGCATCTGTTGGGAAGTGTTGGATTGGAATGAACCTGCAATAAAATTTTATGAAAAACAGGGGGCAAATGTTATGCGGGATTGGGATGTTGTGCAGTTGGACGAGAAAGGAATCAAAAATTATATAGACAACATTCGATGA
- the fbp gene encoding class 1 fructose-bisphosphatase gives MDKKTMTLGEFIIENQDSFQYTSGELSRLLNGLRLAAKVVNHEVNKAGLVDIIGAAGDTNIQGENQQKLDVMANEKFIQTLSKREIVCGIASEEEDDFISINSFDKQHQNKYIVLIDPLDGSSNIDVNVSVGTIFSIYRRITPVGTPVTIKDFLQPGRNQVAAGYIVYGTSTMLVYTTGDGVNGFTLNPALGTFYLSHPDMEFPEQGKIYSVNEGNYIHFPQGVKDYIKYCQEEEDDRPYTSRYIGSLVSDFHRNMIKGGIYLYPKSSKAEEGKLRLLYECNPMAFLAEQANGKASDGFTPIMDIEPKELHQRVPFFCGSKKMVEKAEEFMALRS, from the coding sequence ATGGACAAAAAAACCATGACCCTTGGAGAGTTCATTATCGAAAACCAAGACTCCTTTCAATACACCTCAGGCGAATTATCAAGGCTCTTAAATGGTCTACGATTAGCTGCTAAAGTTGTTAATCACGAAGTGAACAAGGCAGGTCTGGTAGACATCATTGGTGCTGCCGGAGACACCAATATCCAAGGAGAGAACCAGCAGAAGCTGGATGTCATGGCCAATGAAAAATTCATACAAACATTGTCCAAACGTGAGATTGTTTGCGGTATTGCCTCAGAAGAAGAGGATGATTTTATAAGTATTAACAGCTTTGACAAACAGCATCAAAACAAATACATTGTATTGATAGATCCCTTGGACGGTTCCTCAAACATTGATGTAAACGTATCCGTAGGAACCATTTTTTCGATTTATAGGAGAATTACACCAGTGGGAACACCCGTTACCATTAAAGATTTTCTCCAGCCTGGGAGAAACCAAGTTGCTGCGGGCTACATCGTTTATGGTACCTCTACAATGCTTGTGTACACTACGGGTGACGGTGTAAATGGCTTTACCTTGAATCCAGCTCTGGGAACCTTTTACCTTTCCCACCCAGACATGGAATTCCCGGAACAGGGGAAAATCTATTCCGTGAACGAGGGCAACTATATACATTTTCCACAAGGCGTAAAGGATTATATCAAATATTGCCAAGAAGAGGAAGACGATAGACCCTATACTTCAAGATATATAGGCTCATTGGTATCGGATTTCCACAGAAACATGATAAAAGGCGGCATATACCTATATCCAAAAAGCAGCAAGGCCGAAGAAGGCAAACTTCGCCTGCTTTACGAGTGCAACCCTATGGCCTTTTTAGCGGAACAGGCCAATGGTAAGGCAAGCGATGGATTCACACCTATTATGGATATTGAGCCTAAAGAATTGCACCAACGCGTACCTTTCTTCTGCGGAAGTAAAAAAATGGTGGAAAAAGCCGAGGAATTTATGGCGCTCAGAAGCTAG
- a CDS encoding TerB family tellurite resistance protein, translating into MPIIDLYEHGEKRKNLAHFATLASLAAVDGEVNPKEKAVLDRFAFKLNITDAEYKEVMKKENKYPIETPHSGEKRLKRLFEFFQMAFADHTIDDDQVKLIEKYAVALGYPAKDAEWIIKKSFDIFEGKISFEAYQYVLEH; encoded by the coding sequence ATGCCAATTATTGATCTCTACGAGCACGGGGAAAAGCGAAAAAATCTTGCACATTTTGCAACCTTAGCTTCTTTAGCTGCCGTTGATGGGGAAGTAAATCCCAAAGAAAAAGCTGTTCTTGATAGGTTCGCCTTTAAATTGAACATTACCGATGCCGAATACAAAGAGGTAATGAAAAAGGAAAACAAGTATCCGATCGAGACGCCCCATAGCGGTGAGAAAAGATTAAAGCGGCTTTTTGAATTTTTCCAAATGGCATTTGCAGACCATACGATTGATGATGATCAGGTAAAATTGATTGAAAAATATGCCGTTGCCTTGGGTTATCCTGCCAAAGATGCGGAATGGATCATAAAAAAATCGTTCGACATTTTTGAAGGCAAGATATCTTTTGAGGCCTACCAATACGTTCTGGAACACTAG
- a CDS encoding ligase-associated DNA damage response exonuclease yields MKTPLLQFTDRGIYCHAANVYLDPWKPVDKAIISHGHADHSRWGHRKYITHHRNVPIVRHRLGEINITGKEWGETFTIQGVKFSLHPAGHIVGSSQIRVEHKGEIWVFTGDYKIEDDGLTTPYESIKCHTFITECTFGLPAFLWTPQKEVFENINNWWAQNKAEGNTSILFGYALGKAQRLLKHLDPSIGKIYTHGAVENMTQVLRSLVDFPETELITRDTKKEDIKGNIVIAPPSAHGSTWIRKMVPYVTASASGWMAFRGARRRRAIDKGFVLSDHCDWPGLLSAIKDTGAEKIICTHGYTEIFSKYLRELGYDARTESTQYEGELAEINTSETSKVEAE; encoded by the coding sequence ATGAAAACTCCTCTTTTACAATTCACCGACCGCGGAATTTATTGCCATGCGGCCAATGTTTATCTAGACCCATGGAAACCCGTGGACAAAGCCATTATTTCCCATGGTCATGCAGACCACAGCCGTTGGGGGCATAGAAAATATATTACCCACCATCGCAATGTACCCATTGTAAGACATCGATTGGGAGAAATAAATATTACGGGAAAAGAGTGGGGTGAAACATTTACTATACAAGGAGTCAAATTCAGTTTACATCCTGCAGGCCATATTGTAGGTTCATCACAGATACGTGTAGAGCATAAGGGAGAAATTTGGGTTTTTACAGGTGACTATAAAATTGAAGATGATGGGTTGACCACTCCATACGAATCCATAAAATGTCATACGTTCATTACCGAGTGTACCTTTGGCTTACCTGCATTCTTGTGGACGCCCCAAAAGGAAGTTTTTGAAAACATCAACAACTGGTGGGCACAAAATAAGGCGGAAGGTAATACCTCGATTCTATTCGGATACGCTTTAGGAAAAGCACAGAGATTGTTGAAACACCTAGATCCATCAATCGGAAAAATCTACACGCATGGAGCAGTAGAAAACATGACCCAGGTATTACGTTCCCTAGTCGATTTTCCCGAAACAGAATTGATTACACGAGATACTAAAAAAGAGGATATCAAAGGAAATATCGTCATCGCCCCACCTTCGGCGCACGGCAGCACATGGATTCGTAAAATGGTACCCTATGTCACAGCTTCCGCAAGCGGTTGGATGGCCTTCCGTGGTGCGCGTCGCAGACGCGCCATCGATAAAGGATTTGTATTGAGCGACCATTGCGATTGGCCCGGATTGCTAAGTGCCATAAAAGACACAGGAGCCGAAAAGATTATCTGCACCCATGGTTACACCGAAATATTTTCAAAATATCTACGTGAGCTTGGGTACGATGCCCGAACGGAAAGTACACAATATGAAGGTGAGCTGGCAGAAATAAACACCTCAGAAACTTCAAAAGTTGAGGCCGAATGA
- a CDS encoding ATP-dependent DNA ligase, whose product MKDFANLIKALDSTNKTNAKVQALADYFQKAYVKDKVWTIAILSHRRPPRPVNTTLLREWAAELASIPLWLFEESYHIVGDLAETIALVIPAGKTSTKKSLTNFLEEMILLKPKTEEEKKKYLFRNWSQLNYYERFVFTKLITGGFRIGVSQKLMTKALSKATEIDEDVLAYKLMGNWDPNTITFEDLILKENESDYLSKPYPFYLAYAIEDEVSELGDVKEWSIEHKWDGIRCQVIIRNDEIFVWSRGEELVTDKYPEFQTFIKLILNGTVLDGELLPYPNGELGTFNDLQTRIGRKTVSKALLQKTPVVLKVYDLLEWEGKDIRTRTFLERRVLLEKLYDTVVSATLNHRKEEMITEPFDSVTERSRSDLPLLLSKRLQFNTWDEVAQERQKSREMRSEGLMLKRKDSHYQVGRKKGDWWKWKVDPLTIDAVLTYAMRGHGRRSNLFTDYTFALWQEKENGEKELVTFAKAYSGLTDAEFRQVDAWIKKNTLERFGPVRSVTPHHVFEIAFEGIALSKRHKSGVATRFPRILRWRKDKKIEEANSLEDLKTLIPSAVKESLSN is encoded by the coding sequence ATGAAAGATTTTGCAAACCTCATCAAAGCTCTGGACAGCACCAACAAAACAAATGCAAAAGTCCAGGCGTTGGCGGACTATTTTCAAAAGGCCTATGTTAAAGACAAGGTCTGGACCATTGCCATACTTTCGCATCGAAGGCCACCACGGCCCGTTAACACTACCTTACTTCGTGAATGGGCCGCAGAATTGGCAAGTATCCCATTATGGCTTTTCGAGGAAAGCTACCATATTGTGGGCGACTTGGCAGAAACCATTGCGCTGGTAATTCCAGCGGGAAAAACATCGACCAAAAAGAGTCTAACAAATTTTTTGGAAGAGATGATTTTGCTAAAACCCAAAACCGAAGAAGAAAAAAAGAAGTATCTGTTTCGTAACTGGAGCCAACTCAATTATTACGAACGCTTTGTTTTCACCAAGCTGATTACGGGAGGGTTCCGAATCGGGGTCAGTCAAAAACTAATGACCAAAGCACTTTCAAAAGCAACCGAAATCGACGAAGATGTATTGGCTTACAAACTTATGGGCAATTGGGATCCAAACACCATCACTTTTGAAGATTTGATATTAAAAGAAAACGAAAGCGACTATCTCTCCAAACCCTATCCTTTTTATCTGGCATATGCTATTGAAGACGAGGTTTCCGAACTGGGTGACGTCAAAGAATGGTCCATTGAGCATAAATGGGATGGTATTCGCTGTCAGGTCATTATTAGGAACGATGAGATTTTTGTTTGGAGTCGTGGTGAAGAGTTGGTGACGGATAAATATCCGGAATTCCAAACGTTTATTAAGTTGATTCTAAATGGGACAGTTTTAGATGGAGAATTGCTACCCTACCCCAATGGTGAATTAGGAACTTTTAATGATCTTCAGACACGTATTGGTAGAAAAACAGTTTCCAAAGCTTTGCTACAAAAAACCCCAGTAGTTTTAAAAGTATATGATTTACTGGAATGGGAAGGTAAAGATATTAGAACTAGGACCTTTTTGGAGCGCAGGGTGTTATTGGAAAAACTTTATGATACTGTGGTTTCGGCTACGCTCAACCACCGAAAAGAAGAAATGATCACTGAGCCTTTCGACTCGGTCACTGAGCGGAGTCGAAGTGACCTCCCCCTCCTTCTTTCTAAACGTTTGCAGTTCAATACTTGGGACGAAGTAGCCCAAGAACGACAAAAATCCAGAGAAATGCGAAGTGAAGGATTGATGCTTAAAAGAAAAGATTCACACTACCAAGTAGGCCGTAAAAAAGGGGATTGGTGGAAGTGGAAGGTCGACCCCTTGACCATTGATGCAGTACTTACCTATGCCATGCGTGGCCATGGACGACGAAGCAATCTATTCACAGATTATACTTTTGCATTATGGCAAGAAAAGGAAAATGGAGAAAAAGAATTGGTGACTTTTGCAAAGGCCTATTCGGGATTGACAGACGCCGAGTTTCGGCAAGTGGACGCATGGATAAAGAAAAACACCTTGGAACGTTTTGGTCCCGTACGGAGTGTAACCCCGCACCATGTTTTCGAAATTGCTTTTGAAGGTATTGCACTTTCCAAAAGACATAAAAGCGGTGTGGCAACAAGGTTTCCACGTATCTTGCGATGGCGAAAAGACAAAAAGATTGAGGAAGCAAATAGCTTGGAGGATTTGAAGACATTGATTCCGAGCGCAGTGAAGGAATCCCTTAGTAATTAA
- a CDS encoding GIY-YIG nuclease family protein — protein MKKGYCYILTNKNKTVLYIGATNDLRRRTSEHKNGKYANSFTKRYNCNLLVYFEEFDTIKDAFAREKQLKSGNRKRKEDLINSINPDWKDLSLEWNLE, from the coding sequence TTGAAAAAAGGGTATTGCTACATTCTAACCAATAAGAATAAAACCGTGCTATACATTGGGGCAACCAATGATTTACGAAGACGCACAAGTGAACATAAGAATGGTAAATATGCAAATTCGTTCACAAAAAGATATAATTGTAATCTATTGGTATATTTTGAAGAATTTGATACGATAAAAGATGCATTTGCCAGAGAGAAACAGTTAAAATCAGGCAATAGAAAAAGAAAAGAAGATTTGATAAACTCCATAAATCCAGATTGGAAGGATTTATCTTTGGAATGGAATCTTGAATAA